In a genomic window of Nodosilinea sp. E11:
- a CDS encoding NAD(P)H-dependent oxidoreductase, translating into MLILSATNGTNLDLANAFAAEATKQGLAAEVMSLPDLQLPLYDSLVSEAGPGLAKLEQALKQHRGLVICAPEYNGSIPPVVSNAIAWLSVSTDDFRALFNGRPVALASHSGGGGNKVTLAMRQQLSHLGSIVLGREVIATSQKAANPDAIAALVTQLTALEPSYAGVPAKV; encoded by the coding sequence ATGCTGATTCTCTCTGCCACCAACGGCACCAACCTCGACCTGGCCAACGCCTTTGCCGCTGAAGCCACCAAACAGGGCCTAGCCGCCGAGGTGATGAGCCTACCCGATCTGCAATTGCCTCTCTACGACTCGCTAGTGAGCGAAGCTGGCCCAGGGTTGGCCAAGCTAGAGCAGGCGCTCAAGCAGCACCGGGGCCTGGTGATCTGCGCGCCCGAGTACAATGGCTCCATTCCGCCAGTGGTCAGCAATGCGATCGCCTGGTTGTCGGTCAGCACCGATGACTTTCGTGCCCTGTTCAACGGTCGCCCGGTGGCCTTGGCTAGCCACAGCGGCGGCGGCGGCAACAAAGTGACCCTGGCCATGCGGCAGCAGCTCTCGCACCTGGGCAGCATCGTACTGGGGCGCGAAGTAATTGCCACCTCGCAGAAGGCGGCCAATCCCGATGCGATCGCCGCTCTCGTCACTCAACTCACTGCCCTCGAACCCAGCTATGCAGGCGTTCCGGCCAAGGTCTAA
- a CDS encoding secondary thiamine-phosphate synthase enzyme YjbQ → MTPPTATTRHYQQQLTLRSRGKSLQRFTAEVEQVVRASGVETGLCTVFLRHTSASLIIQENADPDVLVDLENFLAKLVPEGNHYIHSTEGPDDMPAHIRTVLTHTSETIPVVGGRLGLGTWQGLYLWEHRARGSAREVIVHVTGY, encoded by the coding sequence ATGACACCTCCTACCGCTACCACCCGCCACTATCAGCAGCAGCTGACCCTGCGATCGCGGGGCAAGTCGCTCCAGCGCTTCACTGCCGAGGTAGAGCAGGTCGTGCGGGCTTCGGGGGTTGAAACTGGCCTCTGTACGGTGTTTTTGCGCCACACCTCCGCCAGTTTGATCATTCAAGAAAACGCCGATCCCGACGTGCTGGTCGATCTGGAAAACTTCTTGGCTAAGCTGGTGCCTGAGGGCAACCACTACATCCACAGCACCGAAGGCCCCGACGATATGCCTGCCCATATTCGCACGGTGCTAACCCACACCAGCGAAACGATTCCGGTGGTGGGGGGGCGGCTGGGCCTGGGCACCTGGCAGGGCCTTTACCTGTGGGAACACCGGGCGCGGGGTTCGGCCCGCGAGGTCATTGTTCATGTCACGGGCTATTAG
- a CDS encoding NAD(P)-dependent oxidoreductase produces the protein MPSLPHSPTPLRVFMTGASGCIGHYILELLLESDRYELFLLLRHPEKLRLPVQDNPRVHILLGGLEDITPFEALLDTIDIAIFTAAAWGGDPGYVDAINVGANLGLMGYLNPDRCQQVIYFSTASILNQRCDPLPEAGEIGTDYIRTKYDCHHRLRDLPVYDKITTVFPTLVFGGDKDKPASFISAGLQDVTRWMWLVRFFKADAGFHFAHAQDIATVVNHLVEHPSTQGYREYVVGNPPLTVNQAVEQLSDYFGQRIWFRVPLSMWLADVLIKVFRVQMAPWDYFCLRYRHFVYAGAVNPGSFGMEPYCSTLADLMRVHGIDGVKRSKKIRS, from the coding sequence GTGCCCTCTCTCCCCCACAGCCCTACTCCCCTACGTGTCTTTATGACCGGGGCCAGCGGCTGTATTGGCCACTACATTCTCGAACTGCTGCTAGAAAGCGATCGCTACGAGCTGTTTTTGCTGCTGCGCCACCCCGAGAAGCTGCGGTTGCCGGTGCAAGACAACCCTAGAGTGCACATTCTGCTCGGCGGGCTAGAAGATATCACCCCGTTTGAGGCGCTACTGGACACCATCGATATCGCTATTTTTACTGCCGCCGCCTGGGGGGGCGATCCGGGCTACGTAGACGCGATCAATGTGGGGGCCAATTTGGGATTGATGGGCTACCTCAACCCCGATCGCTGCCAGCAGGTGATTTATTTCTCCACCGCCAGCATTCTGAACCAGCGCTGTGACCCTCTACCGGAAGCCGGGGAGATTGGCACGGATTACATTCGCACTAAATATGACTGCCACCACCGGCTGCGCGATCTGCCGGTGTATGACAAAATCACCACGGTATTTCCTACCCTGGTGTTTGGCGGCGACAAAGACAAACCCGCCTCGTTTATTTCGGCTGGGTTGCAAGACGTCACCCGCTGGATGTGGCTAGTGCGATTCTTTAAAGCCGACGCAGGGTTTCACTTTGCCCATGCCCAAGACATTGCCACGGTGGTTAACCATCTAGTCGAGCACCCTTCTACCCAAGGCTACCGCGAGTATGTGGTGGGCAACCCGCCGCTGACGGTGAACCAGGCAGTCGAGCAACTGAGCGACTACTTTGGCCAGCGCATCTGGTTTCGCGTGCCGCTGTCGATGTGGCTGGCGGATGTGCTGATCAAGGTGTTTCGCGTGCAGATGGCCCCGTGGGACTATTTTTGTCTGCGCTACCGCCACTTTGTCTATGCTGGGGCGGTTAACCCTGGCAGCTTTGGCATGGAGCCCTACTGCTCAACCCTGGCAGACCTGATGCGGGTGCACGGCATTGACGGGGTGAAGCGAAGCAAGAAAATCAGATCCTGA
- a CDS encoding aspartate aminotransferase: MTLDWMPTADRLSALPPYVFARLDELKARAREQGLDLIDLGMGNPDGPTPSPVVEAAREAIGDVSTHGYPPFEGTASFRTAITDWYGRRYGVALDPTAEALPLLGSKEGITHLAMAFINPGDLVLVPTPAYPAHFRGPAIAGAEIYNLHLTAANNWLIDFDAIPVEVAQRAKALFFNYPNNPTAATAPREFFERAVEFAHQHQILLVHDLCYAELAFDGYQPTSLLEIPGGKEVGVEFHTLSKTYNMAGWRVGFVVGNSHIIQGLRTLKTNLDYGIFAALQRAAEKALSLPDHYLEEVQRRYSSRRDFLIDEFATLGWTVEKPQATMYLWVPCPPDTTSTDFALGVLQETGVVVTPGNAFGPGGEGYIRVSLIADCDRLAVAMDRIRQAGFRFAPETAVV; encoded by the coding sequence ATGACCCTCGACTGGATGCCCACTGCCGATCGCCTCAGTGCCCTACCCCCCTACGTCTTTGCCCGCCTCGATGAACTCAAGGCGCGGGCGCGGGAGCAGGGGCTCGATCTGATTGACCTGGGCATGGGAAACCCCGATGGCCCCACTCCGTCGCCTGTGGTAGAAGCCGCCCGCGAGGCGATCGGCGATGTGTCTACCCACGGCTACCCCCCCTTTGAGGGCACCGCTAGCTTTCGCACCGCCATTACCGACTGGTACGGCCGGCGCTACGGCGTTGCGCTCGACCCCACTGCCGAGGCTCTGCCGCTGCTGGGCAGTAAAGAGGGCATTACCCACCTAGCAATGGCCTTTATCAACCCCGGCGACCTGGTGCTAGTGCCGACCCCAGCCTACCCGGCCCACTTTCGCGGTCCGGCGATCGCAGGCGCTGAGATCTACAACCTGCACCTCACCGCCGCCAACAACTGGCTAATTGACTTCGACGCCATTCCGGTCGAGGTCGCCCAGCGGGCCAAGGCGCTGTTTTTCAACTACCCCAACAACCCCACCGCCGCCACCGCTCCCCGCGAGTTTTTTGAGCGGGCGGTAGAGTTTGCCCACCAGCACCAGATTTTGCTGGTGCACGATCTCTGCTACGCCGAGCTGGCCTTTGATGGCTACCAGCCCACCAGTCTGCTCGAGATTCCCGGTGGCAAAGAGGTCGGCGTCGAGTTTCACACCTTGTCAAAGACCTACAACATGGCAGGCTGGCGGGTGGGTTTTGTGGTGGGCAACTCCCATATTATTCAGGGGCTGCGCACCCTCAAAACCAACCTCGACTACGGCATCTTTGCGGCACTGCAGCGGGCCGCCGAAAAGGCCCTGTCGCTACCCGATCACTATCTAGAAGAGGTGCAGCGGCGCTACTCGTCGCGGCGCGATTTTCTAATCGACGAGTTTGCCACCCTGGGCTGGACGGTGGAGAAACCCCAGGCCACCATGTACCTATGGGTGCCCTGCCCCCCCGACACCACCTCCACTGACTTTGCCCTAGGGGTGCTGCAAGAAACCGGAGTCGTGGTCACCCCCGGCAACGCCTTCGGCCCCGGTGGCGAGGGCTACATTCGCGTCAGCCTAATTGCCGACTGCGATCGCCTAGCCGTCGCCATGGATCGCATTCGCCAGGCAGGCTTTCGCTTTGCCCCCGAAACAGCCGTGGTATAG
- the ubiE gene encoding bifunctional demethylmenaquinone methyltransferase/2-methoxy-6-polyprenyl-1,4-benzoquinol methylase UbiE: MGLAQPSSPTATDIQGLFDRIAPVYDSLNERLSFGLHRVWKRMAVRWSGAAPGHTTLDLCCGSGDLALMLARAVGSTGTVYGLDFSAELLGVAAKRWSKICPPGLEHPTQLPNQIHWVRGDALALPFEDSSIDAATMGYGLRNLTDIPQGLAELRRVLKSGASAAILDFHRPQGGLAQQFQRWYLDTLVVPTAQSMGLSDEYAYIGPSVERFPTGPEQVELAHQAGFARAIHYPIAGGLMGVLVVGCHDRV, translated from the coding sequence GTGGGACTTGCCCAACCATCATCGCCAACTGCCACCGATATTCAGGGCCTGTTTGATCGCATTGCCCCGGTCTATGACAGCTTGAACGAACGCCTGAGCTTTGGCTTACACCGCGTCTGGAAGCGGATGGCCGTGCGCTGGAGCGGCGCAGCCCCAGGGCACACAACCCTAGACCTATGCTGCGGCAGTGGCGATCTGGCACTCATGCTAGCCCGGGCAGTGGGGTCCACCGGTACCGTTTATGGTCTAGATTTTTCAGCAGAGCTGCTGGGGGTGGCGGCGAAGCGGTGGTCCAAAATCTGCCCACCGGGGCTTGAGCACCCAACCCAGCTCCCCAACCAGATCCACTGGGTGCGGGGAGATGCTCTGGCCCTGCCCTTTGAGGACAGCAGTATCGATGCCGCTACCATGGGGTATGGTCTGCGCAACCTCACCGATATTCCCCAGGGGCTAGCCGAGTTACGGCGAGTGCTCAAGTCTGGGGCCAGTGCTGCTATTCTCGACTTTCATCGTCCCCAAGGAGGGCTAGCCCAGCAATTTCAGCGCTGGTACCTCGATACGCTGGTCGTGCCTACGGCCCAGTCGATGGGTCTCTCCGATGAATATGCCTACATTGGCCCCAGCGTTGAGCGGTTCCCCACTGGGCCTGAGCAGGTTGAGCTGGCCCATCAGGCTGGGTTTGCGCGGGCCATTCACTACCCCATTGCCGGTGGGCTGATGGGCGTGCTTGTGGTTGGCTGCCATGACCGGGTCTGA
- a CDS encoding DUF445 domain-containing protein: protein MTGSDLWLLLAPPVVGGVIGYFTNDIAIKMLFRPYRALYLGKRRLPFTPGLIPSNQERLAQRISDTIMGSLLTPEELQNLARRLLQTDRTQAAIKWLLQLALDQVQSRAQDRTAKIAGAILKDLFGKSLPRLIRVWARRDDFLEPQLNQLFDQVLIDFKLTPEQADQIATWLLSGVFPPDKMRQLVVDFLTDRNIQVIDTIFRERTSGTYWVVANLFGVRNALSRLRAFCLDEREVSNARISELIVALQLKKRMQESLQRVSLQNLPVSTVRQVRGNLRESVQGYIRTLGPEFVRGMGASINWEMLATQLLNRLQNSDVITQSLDPVSEELALILERYLERDLESLVAQIIPILNIDQVIIDRVRGTSPRELEMAIQGIVRNELQAIVNLGGILGFTIGVFQAAIFYWQRAGGV, encoded by the coding sequence ATGACCGGGTCTGATCTGTGGCTACTGCTGGCTCCACCTGTGGTGGGGGGTGTGATTGGCTATTTCACCAATGACATCGCCATCAAAATGCTGTTTCGCCCCTATCGGGCGCTATATCTGGGCAAGCGGCGGCTGCCCTTTACCCCAGGGCTAATACCTAGCAACCAGGAGCGGTTGGCCCAACGCATCTCTGACACCATTATGGGGTCGCTGCTCACCCCCGAAGAGCTGCAAAATCTGGCCCGACGGCTGTTGCAGACCGATCGCACCCAAGCGGCGATCAAGTGGCTGTTGCAGCTGGCCCTTGACCAGGTGCAGAGCCGCGCCCAAGATCGCACCGCTAAAATTGCTGGGGCCATTCTAAAAGACCTGTTTGGCAAGTCGCTGCCTCGGCTGATTCGCGTCTGGGCGCGACGCGACGACTTTCTCGAACCCCAGCTAAACCAGCTGTTTGACCAGGTGCTGATCGACTTTAAGCTCACCCCCGAGCAGGCCGACCAGATTGCCACCTGGCTACTCAGCGGCGTGTTTCCGCCCGATAAAATGCGGCAGCTGGTGGTCGATTTTCTCACCGATCGCAACATTCAAGTGATCGACACGATCTTTCGGGAGCGCACCAGCGGCACCTACTGGGTAGTGGCCAACCTGTTTGGGGTGCGCAATGCTCTGAGCCGCCTGCGGGCCTTTTGCCTAGACGAGCGCGAGGTGAGCAATGCCCGCATTTCAGAATTGATTGTGGCGCTACAGCTTAAAAAACGCATGCAAGAGTCACTGCAACGGGTGTCGCTGCAAAACCTGCCGGTGTCGACGGTGCGTCAGGTGCGCGGCAATCTGCGCGAGTCAGTGCAGGGCTACATTCGCACCCTGGGGCCAGAGTTTGTGCGCGGCATGGGGGCTTCGATCAATTGGGAAATGCTGGCCACTCAGCTGCTTAACCGTCTACAAAATTCAGATGTAATTACTCAATCCTTAGACCCGGTGAGCGAAGAACTGGCGCTAATTTTAGAGCGCTACCTGGAGCGTGATTTAGAATCTCTCGTCGCCCAAATCATCCCTATTCTCAATATCGATCAGGTGATTATCGACCGGGTGCGCGGCACGTCGCCCCGTGAGCTAGAGATGGCCATTCAAGGGATTGTGCGCAACGAACTGCAGGCGATCGTCAACCTAGGCGGCATTTTAGGGTTTACGATCGGGGTGTTTCAGGCGGCGATTTTTTATTGGCAGCGGGCGGGCGGGGTGTAA
- the trxA gene encoding thioredoxin, whose translation MADATYLTLTADNFEAEVLQSDVPVLVDFWAAWCGPCRIMNPIVEELAETFAGRAKVAKLNVDEEDALALQFHVMAIPTLIFFQHGERVDTIEGVVAKDDLVARLESLVTANSAA comes from the coding sequence ATGGCTGATGCAACCTACCTCACCCTTACCGCCGACAACTTTGAGGCCGAGGTGCTGCAAAGTGATGTGCCAGTGCTAGTCGATTTTTGGGCGGCCTGGTGTGGCCCCTGCCGCATCATGAACCCGATTGTCGAAGAACTGGCTGAAACCTTTGCGGGTCGAGCCAAGGTCGCCAAGCTCAACGTTGACGAAGAAGACGCTCTGGCGCTTCAGTTCCACGTTATGGCCATTCCCACCCTGATCTTTTTTCAGCATGGGGAGCGGGTTGACACCATTGAAGGCGTTGTCGCCAAAGACGACCTGGTGGCCCGGCTAGAGTCGCTGGTGACGGCCAACTCAGCCGCATAG
- the era gene encoding GTPase Era yields MSRAISMVDSFDPVGYSAIPTPPEGFKSGFVGIVGRPNVGKSTLMNALVGQKVAITSPTAQTTRNRLRGILTNDQAQIIFVDTPGIHKPHHELGKILVKNARMAIDSVDATLLVVDGSVDMGRGDQFVAELLAHTSRPVILGMNKVDQQPEDEDAIAALDASYQGLADAHGWPLVKFSALHETSLDTLLATLIDQLDPGPYYYPPDLVTDQPERFIMGELIREQILLNTREEVPHSVAIAVDRVEEDTNITRILATIHVERESQKGILIGKKGSMLKVIGSDARQQIQKLVMGQVYLELFVKVVPKWRQSRSRLEDFGYRVEE; encoded by the coding sequence ATGTCACGGGCTATTAGTATGGTGGATTCCTTTGACCCGGTTGGCTACAGCGCTATTCCTACCCCGCCGGAGGGGTTTAAGTCGGGATTTGTGGGCATTGTGGGCCGTCCCAACGTGGGTAAATCGACCCTGATGAATGCCCTGGTGGGCCAAAAGGTGGCGATTACTTCCCCCACCGCCCAGACCACCCGCAACCGTCTGCGCGGCATTTTGACGAATGACCAGGCGCAAATTATCTTTGTCGATACCCCCGGCATTCACAAGCCCCACCACGAGCTGGGCAAAATTTTGGTCAAAAACGCCCGTATGGCGATCGACTCGGTGGATGCCACCCTGCTCGTGGTCGATGGCAGCGTAGACATGGGGCGCGGCGACCAGTTTGTGGCGGAGCTGCTGGCCCACACCAGCCGCCCGGTGATCTTGGGCATGAACAAAGTGGATCAGCAGCCAGAGGATGAGGATGCGATCGCAGCCCTTGACGCCAGCTACCAGGGGTTAGCTGACGCCCACGGCTGGCCCCTGGTCAAATTTTCGGCCCTGCACGAAACCAGCCTCGACACCCTGCTGGCCACCCTGATCGACCAGCTCGACCCCGGCCCCTACTACTACCCGCCCGATCTGGTCACCGATCAGCCCGAGCGCTTCATTATGGGCGAACTCATCCGTGAGCAAATTTTGCTGAATACGCGGGAAGAAGTGCCGCACTCGGTGGCGATCGCCGTCGATCGCGTGGAAGAAGACACCAACATCACCCGCATTCTCGCCACCATCCACGTCGAGCGCGAGTCGCAAAAAGGCATTCTGATCGGCAAAAAGGGCAGCATGCTCAAGGTGATCGGCTCCGACGCCCGCCAGCAGATTCAAAAGCTGGTGATGGGCCAGGTTTACCTAGAACTCTTTGTCAAAGTCGTACCCAAGTGGCGACAATCCCGCAGCCGCCTCGAAGACTTCGGCTACCGGGTCGAAGAGTAG
- the hisH gene encoding imidazole glycerol phosphate synthase subunit HisH produces MANIAVIDYDMGNLHSACKGLALAGATPTITDVVADLHAADALVLPGDGAFDPAMRHLREKGLIEPIKREIAAGKPFLGICLGLQLLFEGSDEGIEPGLGLIPGRIKKFRKEPDIAIPHMGWNQLTLTQPDCLLWQGIADGDWVYFVHSYYAEPSDPAVNAATTTHGSQTVTAAIACDHIMAMQYHPEKSAPAGLTMLANFVNLVNAQSPVAVA; encoded by the coding sequence ATGGCCAACATCGCCGTGATTGACTACGACATGGGCAACTTGCACTCAGCCTGCAAGGGGTTAGCCCTGGCCGGGGCTACGCCCACCATTACCGATGTGGTGGCCGACCTGCACGCCGCCGATGCCCTGGTGCTGCCCGGTGATGGAGCCTTTGACCCGGCGATGCGACACCTACGCGAAAAAGGGCTGATCGAACCGATCAAGCGAGAGATTGCGGCGGGCAAGCCCTTTTTGGGTATTTGTCTGGGTCTTCAGCTGCTCTTTGAGGGGAGCGACGAAGGCATCGAGCCAGGGCTGGGACTCATTCCCGGACGCATCAAAAAATTTCGGAAAGAACCCGATATCGCCATTCCCCACATGGGGTGGAATCAGCTGACGCTGACCCAGCCAGACTGCCTCCTGTGGCAGGGCATTGCCGATGGCGATTGGGTGTACTTTGTGCATTCTTACTATGCTGAACCCAGCGACCCAGCGGTGAATGCCGCCACGACGACCCACGGGTCTCAGACCGTCACCGCAGCGATCGCATGCGATCACATTATGGCCATGCAGTACCACCCCGAAAAATCGGCTCCCGCTGGCCTGACCATGCTGGCCAACTTTGTCAATTTGGTCAACGCCCAATCTCCCGTGGCTGTGGCCTAG
- a CDS encoding alr0857 family protein, protein MLKLTYSDADLLIEQLNLSVEAMVAQRSIVALRAGRPLMVQPGAGSFALPAILASPLAESGLEMAPCDYGWLEITLQGTWLSDDSACAEGILVVELGAALERQIAALWQRSLSWVAAPCSQGG, encoded by the coding sequence ATGTTGAAACTGACCTATTCCGATGCAGATTTATTAATTGAACAATTAAACCTCAGCGTAGAAGCGATGGTAGCCCAGCGCAGCATTGTGGCTCTGCGGGCCGGGCGGCCCCTGATGGTGCAACCCGGCGCGGGGTCGTTTGCGCTCCCGGCTATCCTGGCCTCGCCCCTGGCCGAGAGCGGGCTAGAGATGGCCCCCTGCGACTATGGCTGGCTAGAGATCACGTTGCAAGGCACCTGGCTCAGCGACGACAGCGCCTGTGCCGAGGGCATTTTGGTCGTTGAGCTAGGCGCTGCCCTAGAGCGGCAAATCGCGGCCCTTTGGCAACGAAGCCTCAGTTGGGTAGCGGCTCCCTGCTCCCAGGGAGGTTGA
- the tatA gene encoding twin-arginine translocase TatA/TatE family subunit, producing MFNLGWTEVALVIGVAVLIFGPKKIPELGSALGKTLRGFKEEMSQTPDEGAIDTYDDAEDADVYR from the coding sequence ATGTTTAACCTCGGCTGGACTGAAGTTGCTCTCGTCATTGGGGTCGCCGTGCTGATTTTCGGCCCCAAAAAAATTCCTGAGCTGGGCAGCGCTTTGGGTAAAACCCTGCGCGGCTTTAAAGAAGAAATGAGCCAGACCCCCGATGAAGGGGCGATCGACACCTACGACGATGCCGAAGATGCCGACGTGTACCGCTAG
- a CDS encoding type IV pilin protein yields MANHRSWLRPSLISAVPNSQGFTLIELLVVIVILGALSLIALPSFLNQVARAKQAGALKYIGMVNRAQQAFFVEHARFATSTNELGLAANPVPADYTYIVTSTTTGLASTSTRAIPTNPALRGYAGVVFTTLNSTGEAQLAAMICQGTADTAPTPTPETVGNEVQITNCQQM; encoded by the coding sequence ATGGCTAATCACCGCTCCTGGCTCAGGCCCAGTCTTATCTCTGCCGTCCCCAACTCGCAGGGGTTCACGCTGATAGAGTTGTTGGTGGTGATCGTGATTTTAGGCGCGTTGTCGCTCATTGCTCTACCCAGTTTTTTAAATCAGGTGGCTCGGGCTAAGCAGGCTGGAGCGCTGAAATACATTGGCATGGTTAACCGCGCCCAGCAAGCCTTTTTTGTCGAGCATGCCCGCTTTGCCACATCCACCAATGAACTGGGCTTGGCCGCCAACCCAGTCCCAGCCGACTATACCTACATCGTCACGTCTACGACCACCGGTTTAGCCAGCACCAGCACCCGGGCCATACCGACTAATCCGGCGTTGCGAGGCTATGCGGGGGTCGTGTTTACGACCCTCAACTCCACAGGCGAGGCTCAGTTAGCGGCGATGATTTGCCAGGGTACGGCAGACACCGCGCCAACGCCAACACCGGAGACGGTGGGGAATGAGGTACAGATTACCAATTGCCAGCAGATGTAA
- the sppA gene encoding signal peptide peptidase SppA, translating into MRQFLKYTLASLTGSILFFLLVGFLLALGAVGLVGVLMAGLSRDDAPTVERDTVLVYDLSTVIPDSPQAIDPGAIVLGGNTPSALTLRQAVLALEHAATDDRIVALYLKGGGGLGTGLASQGEIQQALEAFRATDKPILAYNLSWSEREYALAALADTIYLNPFGEVEMNGLYAETMFQAEALEKLGVGVQVTRVGRYKSAVEPLTRNTMSPEEREQTQRLLGEVWQTLLTSAAEPRELSPQQLQTIANTQGFLFGSEAKDQNLADAIAYEDEVIAALRDITGELEDSDDSLDFRQISLGRYATTVDDPLLSRRSGNEVALVYAEGPIVDGGDGDFGPSSVIAANALAGQLRQLRQDDDVKAVVLRVNSPGGSATASEVILREMQLVQQAGKPVVVSMGNVAASGGYWIASQADAILAQPTTITGSIGVYGIFLNLENLGTKVGVNWEGVKTAELADIFSTTRPKTEAELAILQRAVDTIYDSFLDRVATGRDLDRPVVAELAQGRVWSGQSALELGLVDELGGLSPAIATAAELANLGDDWRLKEYPEPGEWQRFLRIFLSTETTQATAQDPLTTQVLRFFDDTQLIRTLNDPRGIYTLMPYRFEVK; encoded by the coding sequence ATGCGGCAATTTCTGAAGTACACCCTGGCCAGTTTGACCGGGTCGATTTTGTTCTTTTTGCTGGTGGGGTTTTTGCTCGCCCTGGGGGCTGTGGGGCTAGTAGGGGTGCTCATGGCGGGCCTGTCGCGGGACGATGCCCCCACCGTCGAACGCGACACAGTGCTGGTCTACGACCTGTCTACGGTTATTCCCGATTCGCCCCAGGCCATTGACCCCGGCGCGATCGTCTTGGGTGGCAACACTCCCAGTGCCCTGACCCTGCGCCAGGCGGTGCTGGCGCTAGAACATGCCGCCACCGACGATCGCATTGTGGCTCTCTATCTCAAAGGTGGCGGCGGCCTAGGCACCGGCCTGGCCAGCCAAGGGGAAATTCAGCAGGCGTTGGAGGCCTTTCGCGCCACCGATAAACCCATCCTGGCCTACAACCTGTCTTGGAGCGAGCGGGAGTATGCCCTGGCCGCTTTGGCCGACACGATCTACCTCAACCCCTTTGGCGAAGTGGAGATGAATGGCCTCTACGCCGAAACCATGTTCCAGGCCGAGGCGCTGGAGAAGCTGGGAGTGGGGGTACAGGTGACGCGGGTGGGCCGATACAAGTCGGCGGTTGAGCCCCTCACCCGCAACACCATGAGCCCCGAAGAGCGGGAGCAAACCCAGCGGCTGCTAGGGGAGGTGTGGCAAACCCTGCTAACCAGCGCCGCTGAACCGCGAGAGCTATCGCCCCAGCAGCTACAAACCATTGCCAACACTCAGGGGTTTTTATTCGGGAGCGAGGCGAAGGATCAGAACCTGGCCGATGCGATCGCCTACGAAGATGAAGTGATCGCCGCCCTGCGCGACATCACGGGCGAGCTAGAAGACAGCGACGACAGCCTCGACTTTCGCCAGATTAGCCTGGGCCGCTACGCCACCACCGTTGACGACCCCCTGCTCAGCCGCCGCTCTGGCAACGAGGTGGCCCTGGTCTATGCCGAAGGCCCCATTGTCGACGGTGGTGACGGCGACTTTGGCCCCAGCAGTGTGATTGCCGCCAATGCCCTAGCTGGTCAGCTGCGCCAACTGCGCCAGGATGACGATGTCAAAGCCGTGGTGCTGCGGGTCAACAGCCCCGGTGGCAGCGCCACCGCCTCAGAGGTAATCTTGCGAGAGATGCAGCTGGTGCAGCAAGCGGGCAAACCCGTGGTGGTGTCGATGGGCAATGTGGCGGCCTCCGGCGGCTACTGGATCGCCTCCCAAGCCGATGCCATTTTGGCCCAGCCCACCACAATTACCGGCTCCATTGGCGTCTACGGCATCTTTCTCAACCTCGAAAACTTGGGCACCAAGGTAGGGGTCAACTGGGAGGGAGTCAAAACCGCTGAGCTGGCCGATATTTTTTCTACCACCCGTCCTAAAACCGAGGCTGAACTAGCCATTTTGCAGCGGGCCGTTGACACCATTTATGACAGCTTTCTCGACCGGGTGGCCACAGGGCGCGACCTAGACCGCCCCGTCGTGGCAGAGTTGGCCCAGGGGCGCGTGTGGTCGGGGCAGTCGGCCCTAGAACTAGGACTGGTAGATGAATTGGGGGGGTTAAGCCCGGCGATCGCCACCGCTGCCGAGCTAGCCAACCTCGGCGATGACTGGCGGCTAAAAGAGTACCCCGAGCCAGGGGAATGGCAGCGGTTTTTGCGAATTTTCCTGAGCACCGAAACCACCCAGGCCACCGCCCAAGACCCCCTCACCACTCAGGTGCTGCGCTTCTTCGACGACACCCAGCTAATTCGCACCCTCAACGACCCCCGGGGTATCTATACCCTAATGCCCTATCGGTTTGAGGTGAAGTAG